In Nicotiana tabacum cultivar K326 chromosome 21, ASM71507v2, whole genome shotgun sequence, one DNA window encodes the following:
- the LOC107771168 gene encoding DNA-dependent metalloprotease WSS1, whose amino-acid sequence MNLGDLNKVWEIKALKRKPKHEEATKILERIAKQVQPIMRKHNWRVKLLSEFCPKRPALLGLNVGAGIHVKLRLRRPNNDEQFYPYNEVLDTMLHELCHNTHGPHNASFYKLWDEIRKECEDLMTKGINGRGEGFDLPGRRLGGLFPQPSMSSLRQTAAAAAENRAHLKSLLPSGPRRLGGDRSIKSALTPIQAAAMAAERRLQDNIWCGSESCDLSDIDEKSDSLPVPLPPRHTSDRPETPNGFDALSSMVTSRKRSRESNSISSSRSLHGTKPLPNHDKEIARKVGQAEGTSHTVPSRGYPESFVDSSGNASTSTSMHVHDDLHGPKESMMWECLMCTLLNPPLAPVCKLCQNQKPKDVDDRNRMWSCKLCTLDNSLKSDHCTACGEWRYSHGPPIATPTPNLGT is encoded by the exons ATGAACTTGGGGGATCTAAACAAGGTATGGGAAATCAAAGCTCTGAAGAGAAAGCCCAAACATGAAGAGGCCACCAAGATTCTTGAGAGAATTGCTAAACAGGTTCAGCCTATTATGCGTAAGCATAATTGGAGAGTCAAACTTCTATCTGAATTctg CCCTAAAAGACCAGCGCTATTGGGGTTAAATGTAGGGGCGGGTATACATGTAAAGCTGAGGCTTCGAAGGCCCAACAATGATGAACAATTTTACCCATACAATGAAGTTCTGGATACTATGCTTCATGAGCTTTGCCATAACACTCATGGTCCGCACAATGCCAGTTTCTACAAGCTCTGGGATGAAATTAGAAAG GAATGTGAAGATTTAATGACTAAAGGGATAAATGGCAGAGGAGAAGGGTTTGATCTCCCTGGAAGACGATTAGGGGGCCTTTTCCCACAGCCATCTATGTCATCTCTACGCCAAACTGCAGCTGCTGCTGCTGAAAATAGAGCACATCTTAAGTCGTTGCTACCATCTGGGCCTAGACGTCTGGGTGGTGACCGTTCTATCAAGTCTGCACTTACTCCAATTCAAGCTGCAGCAATGGCTGCAGAAAGGAGATTACAGGATAATATTTGGTGTGGCTCTGAATCATGTGACTTATCTGACATAGATGAAAAATCTGATTCATTGCCTGTGCCTTTGCCACCACGGCATACTTCTGATAGACCCGAGACTCCTAATGGGTTTGATGCACTGTCTTCTATGGTAACATCTCGTAAAAGAAGTCGAGAATCGAATTCTATATCATCCTCAAGGTCCTTGCATGGCACTAAGCCCCTGCCTAACCACGACAAAGAAATTGCTCGCAAAGTTGGTCAGGCAGAAGGGACTTCTCATACTGTGCCATCAAGAGGTTATCCAGAGTCCTTTGTTGATTCAAGTGGAAATGCTTCTACTTCTACATCCATGCATGTCCATGATGACTTACACGGTCCCAAGGAATCAATGATGTGGGAGTGTTTAATGTGCACATTGTTGAACCCA CCATTGGCTCCTGTATGTAAGCTTTGCCAAAACCAAAAGCCCAAAGATGTGGATGACAGAAATAGAATGTGGTCATGCAAGCTCTGTACGCTGGATAACAGTCTGAAGTCGGATCACTGCACAGCCTGTGGAGAGTGGAGATATTCTCATGGCCCTCCTATTGCAACACCAACACCCAATCTTGGCACCTGA